One window of the Lytechinus pictus isolate F3 Inbred chromosome 5, Lp3.0, whole genome shotgun sequence genome contains the following:
- the LOC129260498 gene encoding lysosomal membrane ascorbate-dependent ferrireductase CYB561A3-like: MSKLFVPLVLLAELLGLVSCILIGLWMGRYLGGFAWDGSSQEFNLHPLLMTVSMVFLYGNATMIYRIFTGVDVPRIAVKATHAGALLLATIMMSVGLTAVFQNHNANGIPNLYSLHSWLGITTVSMFLLQLVLGLGIFLLPFASSQLRASYLSSHVFFGIAILSMAAATCLIGILEKIMFSGIKYSDLPAPAIIANAAGLTIVGFVITVAYILTTNKAASSPNRNYSNLH; this comes from the exons ATGTCGAAGCTGTTTGTTCCTCTGGTGCTCCTGGCTGAGCTTCTTGGTCTGGTGTCCTGCATCTTGATTGGACTGTGGATGGGAAGGTATCTCGGTGGGTTTGCATGGGATGGTTCCAGTCAAGAGTTCAACCTCCATCCACTCCTCATGACAGTATCAATGGTTTTTCTTTATGGAAATG CCACCATGATCTACCGTATTTTCACTGGTGTCGATGTCCCTCGCATCGCTGTCAAGGCAACCCACGCTGGGGCTCTTCTACTAGCCACCATCATGATGTCTGTTGGATTGACGGCCGTTTTTCAAAATCACAACGCTAATGGAATCCCTAACTTATACAGTCTTCATAGCTGGTTAGGAATTACGACGGTGTCCATGTTCTTATTACAG CTAGTACTTGGTTTAGGAATCTTTTTACTTCCATTTGCCTCAAGCCAACTCCGTGCATCCTACTTATCATCCCATGTCTTCTTTGGTATTGCTATCCTCTCGATGGCAGCAGCGACATGTCTTATCGGCATCCTAGAGAAGATCATGTTTTCAGG GATTAAGTATTCGGACCTGCCTGCTCCAGCGATTATTGCAAACGCAGCGGGATTGACCATTGTTGGATTCGTCATCACTGTGGCATACATCTTAACCACAAACAAGGCAGCATCATCCCCGAATAGAAACTACTCCAATCTCCACTAA